CGACACGAGTTCCCGGTGCAGAAACTTCGGCAGCCGCACTACAAACCGACCGCTGAAATCCTCCTCCTCCGTCTCGGGTTCGGGGATTGCGCGCCCTTCTGCCAGGTATTCCGCAAAACGTTCGCGCTTGGCGGCTTCGAGTTCCCTCAGGGCCTCCTCGGGCGTTTCGCCGTCGCCCACAATCCCCAGTCGCCCGAACTGCGGCAGCCTGGCGAGATACCCGCCGCCTTCCTCCTCCGCGATAGCCGTGATCTCCACTCTGTAAGGCAGCGCTGCGTAATCATCAGCATTCCTTTTCATGGTCTTCTACTCCCAATTCCTCCAGGGCCCTTTTAGCCCGGATAATCTCCTTTATGTAAAACCCTTTCACCCGCTGACCGCCTTTCACCGGTATGGAAATTTCGCCGAAGGGGCGGTAATCGGCCAACATGGCCAGCCGGCTGCAGCGCACTACGATGTGCGAAGACGACTTTTGCTTCCACATTCCGGGGAAATAGGTATCCAGAAAGGTCGTGACTTCGTGCAGATGGGCCTCCCTGGGAATATGTGCGGACCACTTCTGGTAGAGTTTCTCAGCCTTGCCCAACTGCACCTCCAGGGTTGATTGATATTACATATAGTATCATTTTTGCACGGAGTCAACCCCTGATATTCTTTCCATGACCGCAGGTCAGTTGCACTCCTCAGCCTGCAGAATCCCTTCTTCTCGCGAATTCCGCCCATGCCGTCTCGT
This is a stretch of genomic DNA from Desulfatiglans anilini DSM 4660. It encodes these proteins:
- a CDS encoding type II toxin-antitoxin system HicB family antitoxin, yielding MKRNADDYAALPYRVEITAIAEEEGGGYLARLPQFGRLGIVGDGETPEEALRELEAAKRERFAEYLAEGRAIPEPETEEEDFSGRFVVRLPKFLHRELVS